In Pseudomonas alcaliphila JAB1, a single window of DNA contains:
- a CDS encoding sialidase family protein — MTSTLKTCALLLGAATVFACAWFGAAPHALAPFASQPPAPADAPPAMAAHFASSDLEDFVHSASITGLPGGDLMAAWFAGTREGAADVQIRAARFDASSGQWSAERVLASRESTQRAVGRHIRKLGNPVISLAPDNRLWLFYVSVSLGGWAGSAVNAMVSDDLGDTWSAPRQLVTSPFLNISTLVRAAPVFHADGSIGLPVYHEFLGKFPEYLHLSAAGEVLGKYRIGKGRDSLQPTVVALDERRAVALLRYAGEEHHRVLASYSEDAGRSWSYPQPVEPSNPNSSLAAVGRPDGSLLVAMNDLEDGRFRLTLYATDANLANWRTLGELDESPNPWGEPIAQDEFPAVVSEKFRASGGKPEQQAQFLERVSARMCSAEGCTFDYEYPYFTRDREGTYHLVYSWNDMFIKHLSFNETWLSERRPHD; from the coding sequence ATGACCTCGACCCTCAAGACCTGCGCCCTGCTGTTGGGCGCTGCCACGGTGTTCGCCTGCGCCTGGTTCGGCGCTGCCCCGCACGCACTGGCGCCCTTCGCCAGCCAGCCACCGGCGCCAGCCGATGCGCCACCGGCCATGGCCGCGCACTTCGCCTCCTCCGATCTGGAGGATTTCGTCCATTCCGCCTCGATCACCGGCCTGCCCGGCGGCGATCTGATGGCAGCCTGGTTCGCCGGTACCCGCGAAGGCGCCGCCGACGTACAGATTCGCGCCGCGCGCTTCGATGCCAGCAGCGGCCAGTGGAGCGCCGAGCGTGTGCTGGCCAGCCGCGAGTCGACCCAGCGCGCGGTCGGCAGGCACATCCGCAAGCTGGGCAATCCGGTGATCAGCCTGGCACCGGACAACCGCCTGTGGTTGTTCTACGTCTCGGTGTCGCTCGGCGGCTGGGCCGGCAGCGCGGTCAATGCCATGGTTTCCGACGACCTTGGCGACACCTGGTCGGCGCCCCGGCAACTGGTCACCAGCCCCTTTCTCAACATCAGCACCCTGGTGCGCGCCGCACCGGTATTCCACGCCGACGGCAGCATCGGCCTGCCGGTGTATCACGAGTTTCTCGGCAAGTTTCCCGAGTACCTGCATCTGAGCGCCGCCGGCGAAGTGCTGGGCAAGTACCGCATCGGCAAGGGGCGAGATTCCTTGCAACCGACCGTGGTGGCGCTGGACGAACGCCGCGCCGTGGCCCTTTTGCGCTATGCCGGCGAGGAGCATCACCGCGTGCTGGCCAGCTACAGCGAAGATGCCGGGCGCAGCTGGAGCTATCCGCAGCCGGTCGAGCCGAGCAACCCCAACTCGTCCCTGGCGGCGGTCGGTCGCCCGGACGGCAGCTTGCTGGTGGCGATGAACGACCTCGAAGATGGGCGCTTTCGCCTGACCCTTTATGCCACCGACGCCAACCTGGCCAACTGGCGCACTCTCGGCGAGCTCGACGAAAGCCCCAACCCCTGGGGCGAACCGATTGCGCAAGACGAATTCCCGGCCGTGGTCAGTGAAAAATTCCGCGCCAGCGGCGGCAAGCCGGAGCAGCAGGCGCAGTTCCTCGAACGAGTGAGCGCGCGCATGTGCAGCGCCGAGGGCTGCACCTTCGACTACGAATACCCCTACTTCACCCGTGACCGTGAAGGCACCTACCACCTGGTGTATTCGTGGAACGACATGTTCATCAAGCACCTGAGCTTCAACGAGACCTGGCTGTCGGAGCGCCGCCCACATGACTGA
- a CDS encoding PepSY domain-containing protein — MSIPARRPVRTLTMLALLALSSAALADTDCARQDRSAWMPESQFREQMKRQGVQITKFRITPGNCYEIYGFDRDGRKLEIYYDPVDARPVEEVASSHLASPRHP, encoded by the coding sequence ATGTCGATACCGGCCCGCCGCCCCGTTCGCACCCTGACGATGCTGGCACTGCTGGCACTATCCAGCGCCGCACTCGCTGATACCGACTGCGCTCGGCAAGACCGCAGCGCCTGGATGCCCGAGTCGCAGTTCCGCGAGCAGATGAAGCGCCAGGGCGTGCAGATCACCAAGTTCCGCATCACCCCCGGCAATTGCTACGAGATCTATGGCTTCGACCGTGACGGCCGCAAGCTGGAGATCTACTACGACCCGGTCGATGCCCGCCCGGTAGAAGAAGTCGCCAGCTCGCACCTGGCTTCGCCCAGACACCCCTGA
- a CDS encoding histone deacetylase family protein, producing the protein MLTYYSDDHHLHHGKCELIDGQLMPCFEKPQRADHILARVKARQLGEVRAPKDFGLAPIKRIHSKAYLEFFKGAWARWQEQGGKGDLLPFTWPARTLRRMIPNDLHGQLGYYSFDGGAPITAGTWQAAYSAAQVALSAQQEIANGAHSSFALCRPPGHHAASDLMGGYCYLNNAAIAAQAFLDQGRKKVAILDVDYHHGNGTQDIFYQRSDVLFASIHGDPAEEFPFFLGYADELGEGAGEGYNFNYPLPMGSSWQAWSAALEQACQRIADYGAEVVVVSLGVDTYMEDPISQFKLDSPDYLAMGRRIAALGLPTLFIMEGGYAVEAIGVNAVNVLEGFEGA; encoded by the coding sequence ATGCTCACCTACTACAGCGACGACCACCACCTGCACCACGGCAAATGCGAGCTGATCGACGGGCAGCTGATGCCCTGCTTCGAGAAGCCGCAGCGCGCCGACCACATCCTTGCGCGCGTCAAGGCTCGCCAGCTCGGCGAAGTTCGCGCGCCCAAGGATTTCGGCCTGGCGCCCATCAAGCGCATCCACAGCAAGGCCTACCTGGAATTCTTCAAGGGCGCCTGGGCGCGCTGGCAGGAGCAGGGCGGCAAGGGCGACCTGCTGCCGTTCACCTGGCCGGCACGCACCCTGCGGCGGATGATCCCCAACGACCTGCACGGCCAGCTTGGCTACTACAGTTTCGATGGCGGCGCGCCGATCACTGCCGGCACCTGGCAGGCTGCCTACAGCGCTGCCCAGGTCGCGCTCAGCGCCCAGCAGGAAATCGCCAATGGCGCCCACAGCTCCTTCGCCCTGTGCCGTCCGCCAGGCCACCACGCCGCCAGCGACCTGATGGGCGGCTACTGCTACCTGAACAATGCCGCTATCGCTGCCCAGGCCTTCCTCGACCAGGGCCGCAAGAAAGTCGCCATCCTCGATGTCGACTACCACCACGGCAATGGCACCCAGGACATCTTCTACCAGCGCAGCGATGTGCTGTTCGCCTCGATCCACGGCGACCCGGCCGAGGAGTTCCCGTTCTTCCTCGGTTACGCCGACGAACTGGGCGAGGGTGCCGGTGAGGGCTACAACTTCAACTACCCGTTGCCCATGGGCAGCTCCTGGCAAGCCTGGAGCGCGGCGCTGGAGCAGGCCTGCCAGCGCATCGCCGACTACGGCGCGGAAGTCGTGGTGGTATCGCTGGGCGTGGACACCTACATGGAAGACCCGATCTCGCAGTTCAAGCTCGACAGCCCGGATTACCTGGCCATGGGCCGACGCATCGCCGCGCTGGGCCTGCCGACGCTGTTCATCATGGAAGGCGGCTACGCCGTGGAGGCCATCGGCGTCAACGCGGTCAACGTGCTGGAAGGCTTCGAGGGCGCCTGA
- a CDS encoding polyamine ABC transporter substrate-binding protein → MKAIKQMLGVALCGATLLSGAVQAKELRVYNWADYILPEVPRDFQKESGIQITWDTFETNEALEAKLLTGNSGYDLVIPSNQFLETQIKAGVFAPLDKSKLPNWKNLDPVLLGLLEKNDPGNQYGVPYMYGTVLIGYNPDKVKAALGDDAPVNSWDLVFKPEYMEKLKSCGVAMLDSPTEIIPIALHYLGLDPNSSNPADYDKVTELLLKVRPYVAYFHSAKYMTDIANGDICVAIGYSGSFYQFANRAKEAGNGVVINWRLPKEGAPIWFDTWAIPKSAQNVDEAHAFINHLLEPKVIAPISDFLGYPNPNVPGMELVGAEIADDHDLTPTPEMQKSLYVVQPLPQKIERVRTRAWTSIKSGK, encoded by the coding sequence ATGAAAGCCATCAAACAGATGCTCGGCGTCGCCCTGTGCGGCGCCACCCTGCTCAGCGGCGCGGTGCAGGCCAAGGAGCTGCGCGTATACAACTGGGCCGACTACATCCTCCCGGAGGTGCCCAGGGACTTCCAGAAGGAGTCCGGCATCCAGATCACCTGGGACACCTTCGAGACCAACGAGGCGCTGGAAGCCAAGCTGCTCACCGGCAACTCCGGCTATGACCTGGTGATCCCGTCCAACCAGTTCCTCGAAACCCAGATCAAGGCCGGCGTATTCGCCCCGTTGGACAAGTCCAAGCTGCCCAACTGGAAGAACCTCGACCCGGTGCTGCTCGGCCTGCTGGAGAAGAATGACCCGGGCAACCAGTACGGCGTGCCCTACATGTACGGCACCGTGCTGATCGGCTACAACCCGGACAAGGTCAAGGCCGCGCTCGGTGACGACGCGCCGGTCAACAGCTGGGACCTGGTGTTCAAGCCCGAGTACATGGAGAAGCTGAAATCCTGCGGCGTGGCCATGCTCGACTCGCCCACCGAGATCATTCCCATCGCCCTGCACTACCTGGGCCTCGACCCCAACAGCAGCAACCCGGCCGACTACGACAAGGTCACCGAACTGCTGCTGAAAGTGCGCCCGTACGTGGCCTACTTCCACTCCGCCAAGTACATGACCGACATCGCCAATGGCGATATCTGCGTGGCCATCGGCTACTCCGGCAGCTTCTACCAGTTCGCCAACCGCGCCAAGGAAGCCGGCAACGGCGTGGTGATCAACTGGCGCCTACCGAAAGAAGGCGCGCCGATCTGGTTCGACACCTGGGCCATCCCCAAGAGCGCGCAGAACGTCGACGAAGCCCACGCCTTCATCAACCATCTGCTCGAACCCAAAGTCATCGCGCCGATCAGCGATTTTCTCGGCTACCCCAACCCCAACGTACCGGGTATGGAACTGGTGGGCGCGGAAATCGCCGACGACCACGACCTGACCCCGACGCCGGAAATGCAGAAGTCGCTGTACGTGGTGCAGCCGCTGCCGCAGAAGATCGAGCGCGTGCGCACGCGGGCCTGGACGTCGATCAAGTCGGGTAAGTGA
- a CDS encoding LysR substrate-binding domain-containing protein encodes MNLETKWLEDFIVLAATRSFSQAAEKRFVTQPAFSRRIRSLEGMLGLTLVDRSCTPVELTEAGRLFLVTARSLVEQLGEVVRHLHNLEGQQGEMLSIAAAHSLTLGFFPEWIARLRREGLPLTTRLVATNVGEAVHSLREGACDLILAYYDPDAALQMDPEIFPSLHLGATSMLPVCAVNESGAPLYDLDNGQSVPLLAYSAGAFLGRSVNLLLRQRALRSTTVYETAMADSLKSMALQGMGVAWVPRLSVTAELVRGELAICGGEQWQIPLEIRLYRCALVRKAAVRLLWRKLETGEVGG; translated from the coding sequence ATGAACCTGGAAACCAAATGGCTGGAGGACTTTATCGTCCTGGCCGCCACCCGCAGCTTCTCCCAGGCCGCGGAAAAGCGCTTCGTCACCCAGCCGGCATTCAGCCGACGTATCCGCAGCCTGGAAGGCATGCTCGGCCTGACCCTGGTCGACCGCTCCTGCACCCCCGTCGAACTCACCGAGGCCGGCCGGCTGTTTCTGGTCACCGCACGCAGCCTGGTCGAGCAGCTCGGCGAAGTGGTGCGCCACCTGCACAACCTGGAAGGTCAGCAGGGCGAAATGCTGTCGATTGCTGCCGCCCACTCGCTGACCCTGGGCTTCTTCCCGGAATGGATCGCCCGCCTGCGCCGCGAAGGCCTGCCCCTGACCACCCGCCTGGTGGCGACCAACGTCGGCGAAGCGGTGCACTCGCTGCGCGAAGGCGCCTGCGACCTGATCCTCGCCTATTACGACCCCGATGCCGCGCTGCAGATGGACCCGGAAATCTTCCCCTCGCTGCACCTGGGCGCCACCTCGATGCTGCCGGTGTGCGCGGTCAACGAGTCCGGCGCGCCGCTGTACGACCTCGACAATGGCCAGAGCGTACCGCTGCTGGCCTACAGCGCCGGCGCCTTTCTCGGTCGCTCGGTCAACCTGCTACTGCGCCAGCGCGCCCTGCGCTCGACCACCGTGTACGAAACGGCCATGGCCGACAGCCTCAAGAGCATGGCCCTGCAAGGCATGGGCGTGGCCTGGGTGCCACGCCTGTCCGTCACCGCCGAACTGGTCCGTGGCGAACTGGCCATCTGTGGCGGCGAGCAGTGGCAGATACCCCTGGAAATCCGCCTGTACCGTTGCGCCCTGGTGCGCAAGGCCGCGGTGCGTTTGCTGTGGCGCAAGTTGGAGACGGGGGAGGTGGGTGGCTGA
- a CDS encoding aspartate ammonia-lyase yields MSSAASVRVEKDLLGTLEVPAEAYYGIQTLRAVQNFRLSGVPLSHYPKLVIGLAMVKQASADANRELGHLSAAKHTAISTACARIIQGEFHEQFVVDMIQGGAGTSTNMNANEVIANIALEAMGFEKGQYQHLHPNNDVNMAQSTNDAYPTAIRLGLLLGHDSLLSALDKLIQSFAAKGLEFGHVLKMGRTQLQDAVPMTLGQEFRAFATTLGEDLQHLKLLAPTLLTEVNLGGTAIGTGINADPKYQALAVKRLAIISGHPLTPAVDLIEATSDMGAFVLFSGMLKRTAVKLSKICNDLRLLSSGPRTGINEINLPARQPGSSIMPGKVNPVIPEAVNQVAFEVIGNDLALTMAAEGGQLQLNVMEPLIAYKIFDSIRLLTRAMDMLRELCIDGITANEARCRELMENSIGLITALNPYIGYENATRIAKVALESGRGVLELVREEQLLDEATLADILRPENMIAPRLVPLQG; encoded by the coding sequence ATGTCCTCTGCTGCATCTGTTCGCGTCGAAAAAGACCTGCTCGGCACCCTCGAAGTCCCCGCCGAGGCCTACTACGGCATCCAGACCCTGCGCGCCGTACAGAACTTCCGCCTGTCCGGGGTGCCGCTGTCGCATTACCCGAAGCTGGTGATCGGCCTGGCCATGGTCAAGCAGGCCTCGGCTGACGCCAACCGCGAGCTGGGCCATCTGTCGGCCGCCAAGCACACGGCGATCAGCACCGCCTGCGCACGCATCATCCAGGGCGAGTTCCACGAGCAGTTCGTGGTCGACATGATCCAGGGCGGCGCCGGCACCTCGACCAACATGAACGCCAACGAGGTGATCGCCAACATCGCGTTGGAGGCCATGGGCTTTGAGAAGGGCCAGTACCAGCACCTGCACCCGAACAACGACGTGAACATGGCGCAATCGACCAACGACGCCTACCCGACCGCCATCCGCCTCGGCCTGCTGCTCGGTCACGACAGCCTGCTCAGCGCGCTGGACAAGCTGATCCAGTCGTTCGCCGCCAAGGGCCTGGAGTTCGGCCACGTGCTGAAGATGGGCCGCACCCAGCTGCAGGACGCCGTGCCGATGACCCTCGGCCAGGAGTTCCGCGCCTTCGCCACCACCCTCGGCGAAGACCTGCAGCACCTCAAGCTGCTGGCGCCGACCCTGCTCACCGAGGTGAACCTGGGCGGTACCGCGATCGGCACCGGGATCAACGCCGACCCGAAATACCAGGCCCTGGCGGTCAAGCGCCTGGCCATCATCAGCGGTCACCCGCTGACCCCGGCTGTCGACCTGATCGAAGCCACCAGCGACATGGGCGCCTTCGTGCTGTTCTCCGGCATGCTCAAGCGCACCGCGGTCAAGCTGTCGAAGATCTGCAACGACCTGCGCCTGCTCTCCAGCGGCCCGCGTACCGGCATCAACGAGATCAACCTGCCGGCGCGTCAGCCGGGCAGCTCGATCATGCCGGGCAAGGTCAACCCGGTGATCCCCGAGGCGGTCAACCAGGTGGCCTTCGAAGTGATCGGCAACGACCTGGCCCTGACCATGGCGGCCGAAGGCGGCCAGCTGCAGCTGAACGTGATGGAGCCGCTGATCGCCTACAAGATCTTCGACTCGATCCGCCTGCTCACCCGCGCCATGGATATGCTGCGCGAGCTGTGCATCGACGGCATCACCGCCAACGAGGCGCGCTGCCGTGAACTGATGGAAAACTCCATTGGTCTGATCACCGCGCTGAACCCCTACATCGGCTACGAGAACGCCACCCGCATCGCCAAGGTCGCCCTGGAAAGCGGGCGCGGCGTGCTGGAGCTGGTGCGCGAGGAGCAGCTGCTGGACGAGGCCACCCTGGCCGACATCCTGCGCCCCGAGAACATGATCGCCCCGCGCCTGGTTCCGCTGCAGGGCTGA
- a CDS encoding PLP-dependent aminotransferase family protein, whose product MKRSPALPFDLSGIHLQPGQGLARQLYQALRERILDGRLASGTRLPASRELAALLGISRNTVTRALDQLYAEGYVAGRVGDGTYVAELTRRRPAAVAAVAPAASSPALQRLHTHHLPLPPSGAPRAFRIGVPAFDLFPFEIWARLQARFWRKPAPARLGYGDPAGDLQLRELIAAYLRNSRGLTCEAQQILITCGSQQAISLCAQLLIQPGDRVAIENPGYRAAGHAFAVAGAQLCGVAVDHDGLDVAALQRLENCRLAYVTPAHQYPTGVTLSLPRRLALLEWAKRVNGWIIEDDYDGEYRYSGTPLAPLAALDDQQRVIYIGTFGKLAFPALRLGYLVLPPALAESFARRQALEIRHSEIGSQAVMAEFIAAGHFQRHVRRMRQAARSRRDALLAAWPQAIPGCAPLPTVEAGLHLSIRVESLARERELIGAARAAGIEMNPLSDYWLPDSETAEDARAGLVLGFAAVPEAQIAEAIATLRRAWKL is encoded by the coding sequence ATGAAGCGCTCGCCCGCCCTGCCATTCGATCTTTCCGGCATTCATCTGCAGCCCGGCCAGGGGCTGGCGCGCCAGCTCTACCAGGCCTTGCGCGAGCGCATCCTCGATGGCCGCCTGGCCAGTGGCACGCGCCTGCCGGCCAGCCGTGAGCTGGCCGCGCTGCTCGGCATCTCGCGCAATACCGTGACCCGCGCACTGGACCAGCTGTATGCCGAGGGCTACGTGGCCGGGCGGGTCGGCGATGGCACCTACGTCGCCGAGCTGACGCGCCGTCGGCCTGCCGCAGTAGCAGCCGTCGCCCCAGCGGCATCCAGCCCGGCACTGCAGCGCCTGCACACGCACCACCTGCCGCTGCCGCCGAGCGGCGCGCCGCGCGCCTTCCGCATCGGCGTGCCGGCGTTCGATCTGTTCCCCTTCGAGATCTGGGCACGCCTGCAGGCGCGCTTCTGGCGCAAACCCGCGCCGGCGCGGCTGGGCTATGGCGACCCTGCCGGTGACCTGCAGCTACGCGAGCTGATCGCCGCCTACCTGCGCAACAGCCGCGGCCTGACCTGCGAGGCGCAGCAGATATTGATCACCTGCGGCTCGCAGCAAGCCATCAGCCTCTGCGCGCAATTGCTGATTCAACCGGGCGACCGCGTGGCCATCGAAAACCCCGGCTACCGCGCCGCGGGTCATGCCTTCGCCGTGGCCGGCGCGCAGCTGTGCGGCGTGGCGGTGGACCATGACGGCCTGGATGTCGCCGCGCTGCAGCGCCTGGAAAACTGCCGGCTGGCCTATGTCACGCCCGCGCACCAGTACCCCACCGGCGTGACCCTGTCGCTGCCGCGGCGCCTGGCCCTGCTGGAGTGGGCCAAGCGCGTGAATGGTTGGATCATCGAGGACGACTACGACGGCGAGTACCGCTACAGCGGCACGCCACTCGCGCCTTTGGCAGCGCTGGATGACCAGCAGCGGGTGATCTACATCGGCACCTTCGGCAAGCTCGCCTTCCCGGCGCTGCGCCTGGGCTATCTGGTGCTGCCACCCGCGCTGGCCGAAAGCTTCGCCCGGCGCCAGGCGCTGGAGATACGCCACTCGGAGATCGGCTCCCAGGCGGTGATGGCCGAATTTATCGCTGCCGGGCATTTTCAGCGCCATGTGCGGCGCATGCGCCAGGCTGCACGCAGCCGCCGTGACGCCTTGCTCGCGGCCTGGCCGCAGGCGATTCCCGGATGTGCGCCGTTGCCGACGGTTGAGGCCGGTCTGCACCTGAGCATCAGGGTCGAGAGCCTGGCCCGCGAGCGTGAGCTGATCGGCGCCGCACGCGCAGCCGGTATCGAGATGAACCCCTTGAGCGACTACTGGCTGCCCGACAGCGAAACGGCTGAGGACGCCCGCGCCGGGCTAGTGCTGGGTTTTGCTGCGGTGCCCGAGGCGCAGATTGCCGAGGCTATCGCCACGCTGCGCCGGGCCTGGAAGTTGTAG
- a CDS encoding FMN-binding negative transcriptional regulator → MYCPAAFRQDDLPSLHAQIQASGLAIVTSTGAQGLQASHLPLLLEPGEGEFGTLYGHFARANPHWRDLADGAEALAVFSGPDAYVHPGWYPAKAEHGKVVPTWNYIAVHAWGQAEVFDEPERLLQLVSRLSDRHEQGRAQPWAVEDAPRDYIDIMLRAIVGFALPIRRIEGKWKLSQNRSTLDQAGVRTGLATSNNPRDHELAAQMNPTD, encoded by the coding sequence ATGTATTGCCCCGCCGCCTTTCGTCAGGACGACCTGCCCAGCCTGCACGCGCAGATACAGGCCAGTGGACTGGCCATCGTGACCAGCACTGGCGCACAGGGCCTTCAAGCCAGCCATCTGCCGCTGTTGCTTGAACCTGGCGAAGGCGAGTTCGGCACCCTGTACGGCCACTTCGCCCGCGCTAATCCGCACTGGCGCGATCTGGCCGACGGCGCCGAGGCGCTGGCGGTGTTCAGCGGCCCGGACGCCTACGTGCATCCCGGCTGGTACCCGGCCAAGGCCGAGCACGGCAAGGTGGTGCCGACCTGGAATTACATCGCTGTGCATGCCTGGGGTCAGGCCGAAGTGTTCGACGAGCCCGAGCGCCTGCTGCAACTGGTCAGCCGCCTCAGCGACCGCCATGAGCAGGGCCGCGCGCAGCCCTGGGCAGTCGAGGATGCGCCGCGCGATTACATCGACATCATGCTGCGCGCCATCGTCGGTTTCGCCCTGCCGATTCGGCGAATCGAAGGTAAATGGAAGCTCAGCCAGAACCGCTCGACCCTAGACCAGGCCGGCGTGCGTACCGGCCTGGCAACGTCCAACAACCCGCGCGACCACGAACTGGCGGCGCAGATGAATCCCACCGACTGA
- a CDS encoding GNAT family N-acetyltransferase produces MLDIRPVTAADHAAWLPLWQAYQRFYQAEIPAETSALTWQRFLDPAEPMHAALAWQDGEAVGLVHFIYHRSCWTSGDYCYLQDLFVAEHIRGGGIGRALIEHVYAEARAAGASRVHWLTQESNYQGRMLYDRIGDRSGFIQYRKLF; encoded by the coding sequence ATGCTCGACATTCGCCCTGTCACCGCTGCCGATCACGCCGCCTGGCTGCCGCTCTGGCAGGCTTACCAGCGCTTCTACCAGGCCGAGATCCCGGCAGAAACCAGCGCCCTCACCTGGCAGCGCTTTCTCGACCCGGCTGAACCGATGCACGCCGCCCTGGCCTGGCAGGACGGTGAGGCAGTCGGCCTGGTGCATTTCATCTATCACCGCAGTTGCTGGACGAGTGGTGACTACTGCTACCTGCAGGATCTGTTCGTTGCCGAGCACATTCGCGGCGGCGGCATCGGCCGTGCGCTGATCGAGCATGTTTACGCCGAAGCACGCGCCGCCGGCGCCAGCCGCGTGCATTGGCTGACCCAGGAAAGCAACTACCAGGGGCGTATGCTCTACGACCGTATCGGTGACCGCTCCGGTTTCATCCAGTACAGGAAGCTCTTCTGA
- a CDS encoding GNAT family protein, with amino-acid sequence MTRDLAHWQPRPIPDQRTLQGRFVRLEALDVARHGDDLWRALQGPDPALWDYLPYGPFTERGAFDTWLAGNAQSRDPLFYAVVDLASGRALGLFSYLRITAQDGSIEIGHVAFGAPMQRTPGATEAVYLLARHAFDDLGYRRLEWKCDAANARSLRAAERFGFTQEGLFRQHMVRKGRNRDTAWFSIIDGEWPACREAFERWLAADNFDDQGQQRQRLEALRG; translated from the coding sequence ATGACGCGTGATCTCGCTCACTGGCAACCCCGTCCAATACCGGACCAGCGCACCTTGCAAGGCCGTTTCGTGCGTCTCGAAGCACTCGATGTCGCGCGCCATGGCGATGATCTGTGGCGCGCGCTGCAGGGGCCGGACCCGGCGCTGTGGGATTATCTGCCCTACGGCCCCTTCACCGAGCGAGGCGCATTCGATACCTGGCTGGCCGGCAATGCGCAGAGCCGCGATCCGCTGTTCTACGCGGTGGTCGACCTGGCCAGCGGCCGCGCCCTGGGGCTGTTCAGCTACCTGCGTATCACCGCGCAGGACGGCAGCATCGAAATCGGCCACGTCGCCTTCGGCGCGCCGATGCAGCGCACGCCAGGGGCGACCGAGGCGGTCTATCTGCTGGCGCGCCACGCCTTCGACGATCTCGGTTATCGCCGCCTGGAATGGAAGTGCGACGCGGCCAATGCCCGCTCGCTGCGCGCCGCCGAGCGCTTCGGCTTCACCCAGGAAGGGCTGTTCCGTCAGCACATGGTGCGCAAGGGCCGCAACCGTGACACCGCCTGGTTCTCGATCATCGACGGGGAATGGCCGGCATGTCGCGAGGCCTTCGAGCGCTGGCTGGCGGCGGACAACTTCGATGACCAGGGCCAGCAGAGGCAGCGCCTGGAGGCGCTGCGGGGGTAA
- a CDS encoding helix-turn-helix transcriptional regulator yields the protein MSDSLGSNLKLLCSHYRSIAEVCRKLSINRAQFNRYLAGQSRPTTHNLKRICDFFGVEPFELAMPAEQFTRLIGARSGDAQQHSGNDPLLDLFAPLRRQASPMERYCGYYFEYSNCMSVPGHVLLSLVHLREERGNYLFERQERQERQEPTRGGSEDWVRCRYLGTAFFLQDRLFLVDYESLTGNEMSQTILIPSFKSRIIRLNGIKTGVSSGDRRTPACTRVVWQYLGNEINRVNAYRQLMLYAPDDPRIDDDIRQRLGGAQLRAGLFEME from the coding sequence ATGTCCGATTCCCTCGGCAGCAATCTGAAATTGCTTTGCAGCCATTACCGCTCGATTGCCGAGGTATGTCGCAAGCTGTCGATCAACCGCGCGCAGTTCAACCGCTACCTGGCCGGGCAGAGCCGACCGACCACGCACAACCTCAAGCGCATCTGCGATTTCTTCGGCGTAGAGCCCTTCGAGCTGGCCATGCCGGCCGAGCAGTTCACCCGCCTGATCGGCGCCCGCAGCGGCGATGCGCAGCAGCACAGTGGCAATGACCCACTGCTGGACCTGTTCGCCCCACTGCGCCGTCAGGCCAGCCCGATGGAGCGTTACTGCGGCTACTACTTCGAGTACTCCAACTGCATGTCGGTGCCGGGACACGTACTGCTGTCACTGGTGCACCTGCGCGAGGAGCGCGGCAACTACCTGTTCGAGCGCCAGGAACGCCAGGAGCGCCAGGAACCTACACGCGGCGGCAGTGAGGACTGGGTGCGCTGTCGCTACCTGGGCACGGCGTTCTTCCTGCAGGACCGCCTGTTTCTGGTGGACTACGAGTCGCTCACCGGCAACGAAATGAGCCAGACCATCCTCATTCCCAGCTTCAAGAGCCGCATCATCCGCCTCAATGGCATCAAGACCGGCGTCTCCAGCGGCGACCGCCGCACACCAGCCTGCACCCGCGTGGTCTGGCAGTACCTGGGCAACGAGATCAACCGGGTCAACGCCTATCGCCAGTTGATGCTCTACGCCCCCGACGACCCGCGCATCGACGACGACATCCGCCAGCGCCTGGGCGGCGCGCAGCTGCGTGCTGGGTTGTTCGAGATGGAGTAG